In the Piscinibacter sp. XHJ-5 genome, one interval contains:
- a CDS encoding ABC transporter ATP-binding protein, with protein MSLLSVDRVTKRFGGLVANDDVSFRIERGQIVGLIGPNGAGKTTIFNCIAGYFAPSEGEIRLEGRPVQGLSPEQCARIGIARTFQVARTFTSMSAAENVMVGALLLRRNTALARSKALELLDFVGLARHAERAAGSLTVSEQRRLAVARALALEPRLLLMDEVMAGLNPSEVRDAVDVVLRIRAQGIACLIVEHVLEGIMPIADRIVVLDYGRKIADGTPAEVSRDERVVAAYLGE; from the coding sequence ATGAGCCTGCTGTCGGTCGACCGCGTCACCAAGCGCTTCGGCGGCCTGGTGGCCAACGACGACGTGTCGTTTCGCATCGAGCGCGGGCAGATCGTCGGCCTCATCGGGCCCAACGGCGCCGGCAAGACCACGATCTTCAACTGCATCGCCGGCTACTTTGCGCCGAGCGAAGGCGAGATCCGCCTCGAGGGCCGCCCGGTGCAGGGCCTGTCACCCGAGCAGTGCGCGCGCATCGGCATCGCGCGCACCTTTCAGGTGGCGCGCACCTTCACCAGCATGAGCGCGGCGGAGAACGTGATGGTGGGGGCGCTGCTGCTGCGCCGGAACACGGCACTGGCGCGCTCCAAGGCGCTGGAGCTGCTCGACTTCGTGGGCCTCGCGCGGCACGCCGAACGTGCAGCCGGCAGCCTGACCGTCAGCGAGCAGCGGCGGCTTGCCGTGGCGCGCGCGCTGGCGCTGGAGCCCAGGCTGCTGCTGATGGACGAGGTGATGGCCGGCCTCAATCCGTCCGAAGTGCGCGATGCCGTCGACGTGGTGCTGCGCATTCGCGCCCAGGGCATCGCCTGCCTCATCGTCGAGCACGTGCTCGAGGGAATCATGCCGATCGCCGACCGCATCGTCGTGCTCGACTACGGCAGGAAGATCGCCGACGGCACGCCGGCCGAGGTGTCGCGCGACGAGCGCGTCGTCGCGGCCTATCTGGGAGAGTGA
- a CDS encoding branched-chain amino acid ABC transporter permease, protein MEHDNVMDTLALNPAARGAAAANWKAPLLAAAAAALVALPLGIDSPAHLNLLILILMAAQLGVAWNILGGYAGQVSLGHVAFFGIGAYTSTMLLSLGLNPWLGALAGGCIAVAASLVIGWPCFRLKGHYFTMATIAVAEIIQTLVTNWEPAGAAVGLTIPMDKQGWSTLVFASKTPYYYLALGLLAISLGVNLWIQRSHLGYYFRAIKDEPDAARSLGVSLTRYKLIALAFSSFLAALGGSLYAQKELYIDPGSVLHTGLSIKMALVAILGGVGSLFGPVVGAAALTLIEEGSRSLFGGTGRGTDLIIYATIIIAIAVYKPGGLIGWARALVLGWGARRAARRGERP, encoded by the coding sequence ATGGAGCACGACAACGTGATGGACACCCTCGCCCTGAATCCCGCCGCCCGCGGTGCTGCGGCGGCGAACTGGAAGGCACCTTTGCTGGCCGCTGCCGCCGCTGCGCTGGTCGCGCTGCCGCTGGGCATCGACAGCCCGGCGCATCTCAACCTGCTGATCCTCATCCTGATGGCCGCGCAGCTCGGCGTCGCGTGGAACATCCTCGGCGGCTACGCCGGGCAGGTGTCGCTGGGGCACGTCGCGTTCTTCGGCATCGGGGCCTACACCTCGACGATGCTGCTGTCCCTCGGCCTCAATCCGTGGCTCGGCGCGCTGGCCGGCGGCTGCATCGCGGTGGCGGCGAGCCTGGTGATCGGCTGGCCGTGCTTTCGCCTGAAGGGCCACTACTTCACGATGGCGACGATCGCAGTGGCCGAGATCATCCAGACGCTGGTCACCAACTGGGAGCCCGCAGGCGCGGCCGTGGGCCTGACGATCCCGATGGACAAGCAGGGCTGGAGCACGCTGGTGTTCGCGTCGAAGACGCCGTACTACTACCTCGCGCTGGGCCTGCTGGCCATCAGCCTGGGCGTGAACCTCTGGATCCAGCGCAGCCACCTGGGCTACTACTTCCGCGCCATCAAGGACGAGCCGGACGCGGCCCGCAGCCTGGGCGTGAGCCTCACCCGCTACAAGCTGATCGCGCTGGCGTTCTCCAGCTTCCTGGCCGCGCTGGGCGGCAGCCTCTATGCGCAAAAGGAGCTTTACATCGACCCCGGCTCGGTGCTGCACACCGGCCTGTCGATCAAGATGGCGCTGGTCGCCATCCTCGGCGGCGTCGGCTCGCTGTTCGGGCCGGTCGTCGGCGCGGCGGCGCTGACGCTGATCGAGGAGGGCTCGCGCAGCCTGTTCGGCGGCACCGGCCGCGGCACCGATCTCATCATCTACGCGACCATCATCATCGCCATCGCCGTCTACAAGCCCGGGGGGCTGATCGGGTGGGCGAGGGCGCTGGTCCTCGGCTGGGGGGCGCGCCGTGCGGCGCGCCGGGGGGAAAGGCCATGA
- a CDS encoding branched-chain amino acid ABC transporter permease: protein MTSTIVLQTLASGVLIGLIYALVAVGLTLIFGVMDIVNFSHGEFLMLGMYGAFWMYALWSFDPMWSLPITAVGLFVVGAAVYRLVIKRIIGAPSLAQVFTTFGLMILLRGIAQFLWKPDFRMIDRTSVSGQVSLLGLQLGLPQVVAGAGAVLTTVAVYLFLVRTRAGAALEATAADREAAQLMGIDSQRMFTLAWGMGAACAGVAGALLATFFPIFPEVGANFVLIAFVVVNLGGFGSVAGAFWAGILVGIVEVMGGLLLGPQFKTAIVLALFLAMLVWRPQGLLGKA, encoded by the coding sequence ATGACCTCCACCATCGTGCTGCAAACGCTCGCCTCCGGCGTCCTGATCGGCCTGATCTATGCGCTGGTCGCCGTCGGCCTCACGCTGATCTTCGGCGTGATGGACATCGTGAACTTCTCGCACGGCGAGTTCCTGATGCTCGGCATGTACGGCGCCTTCTGGATGTACGCGCTGTGGTCCTTCGACCCGATGTGGAGCCTGCCGATCACGGCCGTCGGGCTCTTCGTGGTGGGAGCGGCCGTCTACCGGCTCGTCATCAAGCGCATCATCGGCGCGCCCTCGCTGGCGCAGGTGTTCACCACCTTCGGCCTGATGATCCTGCTGCGCGGCATTGCGCAGTTCCTGTGGAAGCCCGACTTCCGCATGATCGACCGGACCAGCGTGTCGGGCCAGGTATCGCTGCTGGGCCTGCAGCTCGGCCTGCCGCAGGTGGTGGCCGGCGCCGGCGCGGTCCTGACGACCGTGGCGGTGTACCTGTTCCTCGTGCGCACCAGGGCCGGGGCGGCGCTGGAAGCCACCGCCGCCGACCGCGAGGCGGCGCAGCTGATGGGCATCGATTCGCAGCGCATGTTCACACTGGCCTGGGGCATGGGCGCGGCCTGCGCGGGCGTGGCGGGCGCGCTGCTCGCCACCTTCTTCCCGATCTTTCCGGAGGTCGGCGCGAACTTCGTGCTGATCGCCTTCGTCGTCGTCAACCTCGGCGGCTTCGGCAGCGTCGCCGGCGCGTTCTGGGCCGGCATCCTCGTCGGCATCGTCGAGGTGATGGGCGGCCTGCTGCTCGGGCCGCAGTTCAAGACCGCCATCGTGCTCGCGCTCTTCCTCGCGATGCTGGTGTGGCGCCCGCAGGGCCTGCTGGGCAAGGCCTGA
- a CDS encoding ABC transporter substrate-binding protein — MHRNLLRVLGGAALAAAFASTVQAQQEVRIGVIYPLTGPAASTGAELKNALELAADIVNNGARIRDLPFAAGGGLPNLKGAKIRLVFADHQGNPQTGATEAERLISQEKVVALVGSYNSNVTATASQVAERYKIPFLNPESSSATLTQRGFKWFFRTTPHDDLFVQNQFDFLKELQERRGIQIASIASFNENTLWGNETTKLQARLAPEKGYKLVKQVTYPAKSTQLTSEVQTLKAANPTLVLQSSYLGDAILAMKSYKELGFSPDMILANNAGFTDTEFIRTLGRDAEYVITREVWALDLANRNPLIKDVNELYASRYKANFTGNSSRTFTGLMVIADAINRARSTEPEAIRRALTETNIPAEHLIMPWKGVKFDETGQNVLGRGILVQIVDGKYNTVWPFNMASREVVWPMPKWDQRKAQ; from the coding sequence ATGCACAGGAATCTTCTTCGCGTGCTGGGCGGCGCCGCACTCGCCGCGGCTTTCGCGAGCACGGTCCAGGCGCAGCAGGAAGTGCGCATCGGCGTGATCTATCCGCTGACCGGACCGGCGGCGTCCACCGGCGCGGAGCTGAAGAATGCGCTCGAGCTGGCCGCCGACATCGTCAACAACGGCGCCAGGATCCGCGACCTGCCGTTCGCCGCCGGCGGCGGCCTGCCCAACCTGAAGGGCGCGAAGATCCGTCTGGTGTTCGCCGACCACCAGGGCAATCCGCAGACCGGCGCCACCGAGGCCGAGCGGCTGATCTCGCAGGAGAAGGTGGTCGCGCTGGTCGGCAGCTACAACAGCAATGTCACGGCCACCGCCAGCCAGGTCGCCGAGCGCTACAAGATTCCCTTCCTCAACCCGGAGTCGTCTTCGGCCACGCTGACGCAGCGGGGCTTCAAGTGGTTCTTCCGCACGACGCCGCACGACGACCTGTTCGTGCAGAACCAGTTCGACTTCCTGAAGGAGCTGCAGGAAAGGCGTGGCATCCAGATCGCCTCGATCGCCAGCTTCAACGAGAACACGCTGTGGGGCAACGAGACGACCAAGCTGCAGGCCAGGCTCGCGCCGGAGAAAGGCTACAAGCTGGTCAAGCAGGTGACGTATCCGGCCAAGAGCACGCAGCTCACGTCGGAAGTGCAGACGCTGAAGGCGGCCAACCCCACCCTGGTCCTGCAGTCGTCGTACCTCGGCGACGCGATCCTTGCGATGAAGAGCTACAAGGAGCTGGGCTTCTCGCCCGACATGATCCTCGCCAACAACGCGGGCTTCACCGACACCGAGTTCATCCGCACCTTGGGCAGGGATGCCGAGTACGTCATCACGCGCGAAGTGTGGGCACTGGACCTGGCCAACCGCAATCCGTTGATCAAGGACGTCAACGAGCTGTACGCGAGCCGCTACAAGGCCAACTTCACCGGCAATTCGTCGCGGACCTTCACCGGCCTGATGGTGATCGCCGACGCGATCAACCGCGCCAGGTCGACCGAGCCCGAGGCGATCCGCAGGGCGCTCACCGAGACGAACATCCCCGCCGAGCACCTCATCATGCCGTGGAAGGGCGTGAAGTTCGACGAGACCGGACAGAACGTGCTGGGGCGCGGCATCCTGGTGCAGATCGTCGACGGGAAATACAACACCGTGTGGCCCTTCAACATGGCCTCGCGGGAAGTGGTGTGGCCGATGCCGAAGTGGGATCAGCGCAAGGCGCAGTGA
- a CDS encoding putative hydro-lyase, protein MIAARAAIRAGQFTGHTSGIARDHVQGNVVILPKAMAGDFLRYCQRNPKPCPVLAVSEPGDPHCARLGADIDIRTDVPRYRVWRDGELVDEPTDILALWRDDLVSFVIGCSFSFEQALLDAGLDLRHVDQSRNVAMYRTNIATHAAGPFHGPMVVSMRPLRAAAAIRAIQVTSRFPDVHGAPVHIGDPSLIGIRDLAQPDYGDPVDVLPDELPVFWACGVTPQAAIAQAKPAFCITHAPGSMLITDLLNHQLASF, encoded by the coding sequence GTGATCGCCGCCCGCGCCGCGATCCGCGCGGGCCAGTTCACCGGGCACACCAGCGGCATCGCCCGCGACCACGTGCAGGGCAACGTCGTCATCCTGCCGAAGGCGATGGCGGGCGACTTCCTGCGCTACTGCCAGCGCAATCCCAAGCCATGCCCGGTGCTTGCGGTGTCGGAGCCGGGCGATCCGCACTGCGCCAGGCTGGGCGCCGACATCGACATCCGCACCGACGTGCCGCGCTACCGCGTGTGGCGCGACGGCGAGCTGGTCGACGAGCCGACCGACATCCTTGCGCTCTGGCGCGACGACCTGGTCAGCTTCGTCATCGGCTGCTCGTTCTCGTTCGAGCAGGCGCTGCTCGACGCCGGCCTGGACCTGCGCCACGTCGACCAGAGCCGCAACGTGGCGATGTACCGCACGAACATCGCCACCCACGCCGCGGGTCCCTTCCACGGGCCGATGGTGGTCTCGATGCGCCCGCTGCGCGCGGCCGCCGCCATCCGCGCGATCCAGGTCACGTCGCGCTTTCCCGATGTGCACGGCGCGCCGGTGCACATCGGCGATCCCTCGCTGATCGGCATCCGCGACCTCGCGCAGCCCGACTACGGCGACCCGGTGGACGTGCTGCCCGACGAGCTGCCGGTGTTCTGGGCCTGCGGCGTCACACCGCAGGCGGCGATCGCGCAGGCGAAGCCGGCGTTCTGCATCACCCATGCGCCGGGCTCGATGCTGATCACCGACCTGCTCAACCACCAGCTCGCCAGCTTCTGA
- a CDS encoding LysR family transcriptional regulator: MNLRFVEAFYWVVSLKSVSRAAEKLFITQSAMSSRIAALEEELGVLLLDRRDKQFRLTVAGMRFFNHAQRLLALQREIKGEMGAGGAQRAVTLRIGAIESVLHSWLIDWVHQMRRSHPDFELELTVETTPVLVDQIHRGALDIAFAALPSVGERLRSRALPPMDMAFVGHGRIHRKRRYALADLAEVDLLTFQRGSQPHVGLTDLFRDAGLQLRRVHNISSISAMVQLVEGGFGVATLPLAAVKRLSERLPLKPLKCDAQLPPLPVHASYRDDPTSVVAQGVVDAVVDYVRGAGVTRRR, encoded by the coding sequence ATGAACCTGCGATTTGTCGAGGCCTTTTACTGGGTGGTGTCGCTCAAGAGCGTCTCGCGCGCGGCGGAAAAGCTGTTCATCACCCAGTCGGCGATGTCCAGCCGCATCGCCGCACTCGAGGAAGAGCTGGGCGTTCTGCTGCTCGATCGTCGCGACAAGCAGTTCCGGCTCACCGTGGCCGGCATGCGCTTCTTCAATCACGCGCAGCGGCTCTTGGCATTGCAGCGCGAGATCAAGGGCGAGATGGGCGCCGGTGGAGCGCAGCGCGCGGTCACGCTGCGCATCGGCGCGATCGAGTCGGTGCTGCACTCGTGGCTGATCGACTGGGTGCACCAGATGCGTCGCAGCCATCCGGACTTCGAGCTCGAGCTCACGGTGGAGACGACGCCGGTGCTGGTGGACCAGATCCACCGCGGCGCGCTCGACATCGCCTTCGCCGCGCTGCCCTCGGTGGGCGAGCGGCTGCGCAGCCGGGCGCTGCCCCCGATGGACATGGCGTTCGTCGGCCACGGCCGCATCCATCGCAAGCGCCGCTATGCGCTGGCCGACCTGGCGGAGGTGGACCTGCTCACCTTCCAGCGCGGCTCGCAACCGCACGTCGGACTGACGGATCTCTTTCGAGACGCGGGGCTGCAGCTCAGGCGCGTGCACAACATCTCGTCGATCTCCGCAATGGTGCAGCTCGTCGAGGGCGGCTTCGGCGTGGCGACGCTGCCGCTGGCCGCCGTGAAGCGGCTGTCCGAGCGGCTGCCGCTGAAGCCGCTGAAATGCGACGCGCAGCTGCCGCCGCTGCCGGTGCATGCGAGCTACCGCGACGATCCGACCTCGGTGGTGGCGCAGGGCGTGGTCGACGCCGTGGTCGACTACGTGCGCGGCGCCGGCGTGACTCGGCGACGGTAG
- a CDS encoding TRAP transporter substrate-binding protein, whose product MMAALAVATASASAQAQTKWDLPCAYPASNFHTENLSQFAADVDKATGGKLKITVHANASLFKAPEIKRAVQGGQAQMGEILLSNYSNEWAIFGADGIPFLADSYDASMKLYQAQRPLMEKKLGEQGMLLLYAVPWPPQGIYVKKPINSAADLKGVKWRAYNPATARIAELVGAQPVTVQAAELSQAMATGVIESYMSSGSTGYDTKTFEHIKYWYDTQAWLPKNAVLVNKAAFDALDKPTQTALLKAGADAEARGWKLSQQKNTEYIDLLKKNGMNILAPPAQLKTDMKKVGDTMLQEWLQKAGTDGKTLVDAYNKKP is encoded by the coding sequence ATGATGGCTGCGCTGGCCGTTGCCACCGCCAGCGCCAGCGCTCAGGCCCAGACGAAGTGGGATCTGCCCTGCGCGTACCCCGCCTCCAACTTCCACACCGAGAACCTGAGCCAGTTCGCCGCCGACGTCGACAAGGCCACGGGCGGCAAGCTGAAGATCACCGTGCACGCCAATGCCTCGCTGTTCAAGGCACCCGAGATCAAGCGCGCCGTGCAGGGCGGGCAGGCGCAGATGGGCGAGATCCTCCTGTCCAACTATTCCAACGAGTGGGCGATCTTCGGCGCCGACGGCATTCCGTTTCTCGCCGACAGCTACGACGCCTCGATGAAGCTCTACCAGGCGCAGCGCCCGCTGATGGAGAAGAAGCTGGGCGAGCAGGGCATGCTGCTGCTGTATGCAGTGCCCTGGCCGCCGCAGGGCATCTACGTCAAGAAGCCGATCAACTCCGCCGCCGACCTCAAGGGCGTGAAGTGGCGTGCCTACAACCCGGCCACGGCGCGCATCGCCGAACTGGTCGGCGCGCAGCCGGTCACCGTGCAGGCGGCCGAACTGTCGCAGGCCATGGCCACCGGCGTCATCGAGAGCTACATGTCGTCCGGCTCAACCGGTTACGACACCAAGACCTTCGAGCACATCAAGTACTGGTACGACACCCAGGCCTGGCTGCCGAAAAACGCCGTGCTGGTCAACAAGGCCGCCTTCGACGCTCTCGACAAGCCCACGCAGACCGCCCTGCTGAAGGCCGGCGCCGACGCGGAGGCGCGCGGCTGGAAGCTGTCGCAGCAGAAGAACACCGAGTACATCGACCTGCTCAAGAAGAACGGCATGAACATCCTTGCGCCGCCGGCACAGCTCAAGACCGACATGAAGAAGGTGGGCGACACCATGCTGCAGGAATGGCTGCAGAAGGCCGGGACGGACGGGAAGACGCTGGTCGACGCCTACAACAAGAAGCCGTGA
- a CDS encoding TRAP transporter small permease, giving the protein MAQDRPAADRPPSGPRRALNLVYDAAGALAGLFVLAILVMMIGQSVLREFGVPTGPVNDVVAWSCAAAAFLAMAHTFRHGDFVRVTLLLEKLGPAARRRVELVCLAVAAASVGYLAVSVIRFVYESWAFNDIASGQFAAPLWIPQSSFVIGAVLLLVAIVDELVRVWRGCVPVYVEAVEKRHAEGDFSADL; this is encoded by the coding sequence ATGGCACAAGACCGACCCGCTGCGGACCGGCCGCCTTCCGGCCCGCGCCGCGCCCTGAATCTCGTCTACGACGCCGCCGGCGCCCTCGCCGGCCTGTTCGTGCTGGCCATCCTGGTCATGATGATCGGCCAGAGCGTGCTGCGGGAGTTCGGCGTTCCCACCGGACCGGTGAACGACGTCGTGGCCTGGAGCTGTGCGGCCGCAGCCTTTCTCGCGATGGCGCACACCTTTCGACACGGCGACTTCGTGCGGGTGACGCTGCTGCTCGAGAAGCTCGGCCCGGCCGCGCGCCGCCGCGTCGAGCTCGTGTGCCTGGCGGTGGCCGCCGCCTCGGTCGGCTATCTGGCGGTGTCGGTGATCCGCTTCGTTTACGAAAGCTGGGCCTTCAACGACATCGCCAGCGGCCAGTTCGCGGCCCCCCTGTGGATCCCGCAATCCAGCTTCGTGATCGGCGCCGTGCTGCTGCTGGTGGCCATCGTCGACGAGCTGGTGCGCGTGTGGCGCGGCTGCGTACCGGTCTACGTCGAGGCGGTGGAGAAGCGCCACGCCGAAGGCGATTTCTCGGCCGACCTCTGA
- a CDS encoding TRAP transporter large permease subunit, with amino-acid sequence MDTLAIGALLLAVMLVLLACGVWIGLTLAIVGWVGQAFFTTTPPGKNLFSAFWESNASWELAALPLFIWMGEILFRTRLSEQMFEGLAPWLNRVPGRLMHTTILGCGIFGSVSGSSAATCATIAKVALPELRRRGYDERIALGSLATAGTLGILIPPSITMVVYAVAADASIIRVFLAGFLPGFLLMALFSGYIAWWSLRNPEKTPPADPPLGLLQKIRASGNLIPCGLLIVFIVWVLIAGWATATECAAYGVIGSLVTAAWSRQLTWRNFWEGLMGATRTSCMIMFILAGAAFLTKTMAFTGIPRELAEWVNGLHLSPYALISALVLVYLVLGTALDGISMIVLTSAIVLPMIQKAGFDLVWFGIFIVLLVEIAEVTPPVGFNLFVLQNMTGKDSNTIARAAIPFFGCLVVCIAIITAFPAIVTWLPNAVMGVPK; translated from the coding sequence ATGGACACGCTCGCGATCGGCGCCCTGCTGCTGGCCGTCATGCTGGTCCTGCTGGCGTGCGGCGTGTGGATCGGGCTCACGTTGGCCATCGTCGGGTGGGTGGGACAGGCCTTCTTCACGACCACGCCGCCCGGCAAGAACCTGTTCTCGGCGTTCTGGGAATCGAATGCGTCGTGGGAGCTGGCCGCGCTGCCGCTGTTCATCTGGATGGGCGAGATCCTGTTTCGCACGCGGCTGTCGGAGCAGATGTTCGAGGGGCTCGCGCCATGGCTGAATCGCGTGCCCGGACGGCTCATGCACACCACCATCCTGGGCTGCGGGATCTTCGGCTCGGTGTCCGGCTCGTCGGCGGCCACCTGCGCCACCATCGCCAAGGTCGCCCTGCCCGAGCTGCGGCGGCGCGGCTACGACGAACGCATCGCGCTGGGCTCGCTGGCCACCGCCGGCACGCTGGGGATCCTGATTCCGCCGTCGATCACGATGGTGGTCTACGCGGTCGCGGCCGACGCGTCGATCATCCGTGTCTTCCTGGCCGGCTTCCTGCCGGGCTTCCTGCTGATGGCGCTGTTCTCGGGCTACATCGCCTGGTGGTCGCTGCGCAATCCGGAAAAGACGCCGCCTGCCGACCCGCCGCTCGGGCTGCTGCAGAAGATCCGAGCGTCCGGCAACCTCATCCCGTGCGGCCTGCTCATCGTCTTCATCGTCTGGGTGCTGATCGCGGGCTGGGCCACCGCCACCGAGTGCGCCGCCTACGGCGTGATCGGATCGCTGGTCACCGCGGCGTGGAGCCGGCAGCTCACTTGGCGCAATTTCTGGGAAGGGCTGATGGGCGCGACCCGCACCTCCTGCATGATCATGTTCATCCTGGCAGGCGCCGCCTTCCTCACCAAGACGATGGCCTTCACCGGCATTCCGCGCGAGCTCGCGGAGTGGGTCAACGGCCTGCACCTGAGCCCCTATGCGCTGATCAGCGCGCTGGTGCTGGTGTACCTGGTGCTCGGCACGGCGCTCGACGGCATCTCGATGATCGTGCTGACCTCGGCGATCGTGCTGCCGATGATCCAGAAAGCAGGCTTCGACCTCGTCTGGTTCGGCATCTTCATCGTGCTGCTGGTCGAGATCGCGGAGGTCACGCCGCCGGTGGGATTCAACCTCTTCGTGCTGCAGAACATGACCGGCAAGGACAGCAACACGATCGCCCGCGCGGCCATCCCGTTCTTCGGATGCCTGGTGGTGTGCATCGCCATCATCACGGCCTTCCCGGCGATCGTGACGTGGCTGCCCAACGCGGTGATGGGTGTTCCCAAATAG
- a CDS encoding paraquat-inducible protein A, with amino-acid sequence MQQDLVICEQCDAVHRWRPLQPREVAQCSRCGAVLARGHRLGAHALLALTVAALLVLLIANLTPVVDMRLRGVHNSATLPGAIHDTWLQGERLVASAAAFTAIVAPGLLITLRLLVLVPLARGRAPGHLAWCMRVLHEMSRWSMVEVMMVAAAVCIVRIASMAQAVPGPGMFAFGALALLLAALESGGLKHLWMQAP; translated from the coding sequence TTGCAGCAAGACCTGGTGATCTGCGAGCAATGCGATGCGGTGCATCGCTGGCGGCCCCTGCAGCCGCGCGAGGTCGCGCAATGCAGCCGCTGCGGCGCGGTGCTGGCGCGCGGACATCGCCTGGGTGCGCATGCGCTGCTCGCGCTGACGGTCGCGGCGCTGCTGGTGCTGCTGATCGCCAATCTCACGCCGGTGGTCGACATGCGCCTGCGCGGCGTGCACAACAGCGCCACGCTGCCGGGTGCCATCCACGACACCTGGCTGCAGGGTGAGCGCCTGGTCGCGAGCGCCGCCGCCTTCACCGCCATCGTCGCGCCGGGGCTGCTGATCACCCTGCGCCTGCTCGTGCTGGTGCCGCTGGCGCGCGGCCGCGCGCCGGGTCACCTGGCGTGGTGCATGCGCGTGCTGCACGAGATGTCGCGCTGGAGCATGGTGGAGGTGATGATGGTCGCCGCCGCCGTGTGCATCGTGCGCATTGCCTCCATGGCGCAGGCCGTCCCGGGGCCGGGCATGTTCGCCTTCGGCGCGCTCGCGCTGCTGCTGGCGGCGCTGGAGTCCGGCGGCCTCAAGCACTTGTGGATGCAGGCGCCATGA
- a CDS encoding paraquat-inducible protein A — MTALYGCECCGLVSAAPAGDAQVQLRCPRCAHPLHDEKPHSLQKTWAYLAASVLLYIPANALPVMTTSNLFRDTSHTIASGIAELWASDSWGLAIIVFVASIAVPLLKIGTLALLAWSVQYAPGWRRFERARLYRIVEGVGHWSMLDVYVVVLLAGIVQFGRLANVHPEPGLLAFAAVVVLTMLAARSFDPRLIWREPDEPTP, encoded by the coding sequence ATGACGGCCTTGTATGGATGCGAATGCTGCGGTCTCGTGTCGGCCGCACCGGCCGGCGACGCGCAAGTGCAGCTGCGCTGCCCGCGCTGCGCGCATCCCCTGCACGACGAGAAGCCCCACAGCCTGCAGAAGACCTGGGCCTACCTCGCGGCCTCGGTGCTGCTGTACATCCCGGCCAACGCGCTGCCGGTGATGACCACCTCCAACCTCTTTCGCGACACCAGCCACACCATCGCCAGCGGCATCGCCGAGCTGTGGGCGAGCGACTCGTGGGGACTGGCGATCATCGTCTTCGTGGCCAGCATCGCGGTGCCGCTGCTGAAGATCGGCACCCTTGCACTGCTCGCCTGGAGCGTGCAATACGCGCCCGGCTGGCGGCGGTTCGAGCGGGCCCGGCTGTACCGCATCGTCGAAGGCGTCGGCCACTGGTCGATGCTCGACGTCTACGTGGTCGTGCTGCTCGCCGGCATCGTGCAGTTCGGCCGCCTCGCGAACGTGCATCCCGAGCCCGGCCTGCTCGCCTTCGCCGCGGTGGTCGTCCTGACGATGCTGGCCGCCCGCAGCTTCGATCCACGCCTGATCTGGCGCGAGCCCGACGAGCCGACGCCATGA